The sequence GAACGGCCGATGTTCACGGCCATGACCAACCTCACGGACGCGAATGTCGCTTACCAGGACGAATACCAGTGGCTCGCCAAGCGGCGCTGTGCTGCCGGCTTCGGCGCCTGGCAGACCATCCATGCCTCGAAGGCCGCCCTGACACCGGCGAACTATGCCGCCGCGCGCCGGGCGATGCTGGAAATGCGCGGGCACCGGGGCCGCAAGCTGAACCTGCGCCCGAAATTGCTGGTGGTCGGCCCGAGCAACGAGGGCGCGGCCCGCGAAATCCTGCTCAACGAGCGCGACGCCGCCGGCGCCACCAACACCTGGCGCAACACGGCAGAGCTGCACGTGGAAACCCGCCTCAGCTGAGGCGACGGGTCGATTGCCTGAGCGGTCCGGCCGGACCGGACCGCTTTATTCAACCGATCAAGGAGACGGAAGATGGACACTCGCGAAGAGCTCGAAGCCCGGGCGGAAGCCCTTGGCCTCAAGGTGCCTGGCAACATCGGCGATGAAAAGCTCGCCAAGCGCATCCGGGAGGCCGAAGCCGCCGCCGATGAAGGCGGTCCTACGGTGACGGTGATCTGTGCCGTGCCGGGCGGTCGCAGGCGCGCCGGTCGCCGTTGGGATGGGGGCGAGACCCGGGTTCCCGAAGATGAATTCACGGAGGAGATGGCGAAGGCCCTCGCCCGTGACCCGATGTTCCAGGTCGTCGAGGCCTGAGCCGACATACCCCGCGAGAGAGGGGGTCTGATCCGGGCCGCAAGTCCGTCAGCACCCATAGACCGCCCCGACACGGGCGCAGGGGACCTTCGAAGGTAGGCGCTGAAGCGCGCCCCCGGATGTCGCAAGAGGAAGAGAGCCGTGACCTACGCAACCGTCGACGACCTGAAGCAGACGATCCCGAACCGGGATCTCGCCCTGCTGACCGACTTCGACGGCGCCGGGGACACGGTGGACGACAGCCGCCTCGAGGCTGCGCTGCGCGACGGCACCGCGGAGGTGAACGGGATGATCTCCAAGGTGGTCGCCCTGCCCCTCGACAACCCGCCAGACATGCTGCGGGTAGCCTGCCGCGACATCGCGATCCACAGGCTCTACGCCAACGCCGGCCGCGTCACCGAAACCCAGCAGAAACTGCGCGATGCGGCGATGAGCTATCTGCGGATGATCCGCGACGGCAAGGTGTCGATCGGGGACAGCGAGGGAGGCGCCGAAGTCGAGGCCTCCGAAGGTGCGATGACGATCGAAGGGCCCGAGCGGGTCTTCACCCGAGACAGCCTGAGGCGCTTCTGATGGCTGTCACGCTGACCATGAGCCTCGAGCTCGCGGGGGTCAAATCCGTGCTGAGCTTCTATCGCCAGGCAGGGGAAGACCTGACGCCCCTCATGGAGATGTGCGGCGCCCTTCTCGAGACATCGACGAAGGACCGGCTGCGCGAGACCAACACGGCACCCGACGGCGCCGCCTGGCCCAAATCCTTCCGTGCCGAACTCGACGGCGGCAAGACGCTGCACGACAGCGGCAGGCTGGCCAACAGCATCCAGTACCTTGCCGGCCCCGCCCAGGTGGAAGTCGGAACCAACGTGATCTACGCCGGTATCCACCAGACCGGCGGCACCATCGTGCCGAAGGCCGGGGGTGCGCTGGCCTTCGGCTTGCCCAACGGCGAGTTCGCCGTTGTCGGCAGCGTCACCCTCCCGGCACGCCCCTACCTGGGGATTTCCGATCTCGACCGTGACGACATCGAGGCGGCGGCCGTCCAGTATCTCGACGCCGCGGTGCCACGATGAGCCTCCGTCCCGGCATCCTCGACATTGCTTCCGTGGCAGCGGCAATCCGGACGGCCTTGCCCGACCTGCGCGCTGTCGGCACCGCCGCTTCCTTCGGTGCGCTGTCCGCCGAGACCGTGGCATGGCCCTCGGCCTACGTGATCCCCCTGGCCGAAAGCCCTGGCGCGAACCGGTACCAGACCGAGTACCTCCTGAGCCAGCGCGTCCTGGCGCGCTTCGGCGTGGTCTGGGCGGTCCGCGATATCGGAGACCGGATGGGGACCGTGGCCAACGGCGCGATCCGCGCGGTGCGCACGGCCGGCATCATCGCGGTCTGCCAGCACCGGCCCGAAGACGCCGAGACCGCCTGTGAGCCGGTCTCCGGTCGGCTTGTCAGCGGCATCGACCGAAACGGCCAGTTGTTCTGGCAGGACGATTTCGCCGTCGCACTCAACCGCCACATTCCCATCAGCTGAGGAGCCCGAACATGGCCAGCTACAAATCCCGCCTCATCCGCCTGCTCTCCGGCACACGTACGGTGGTCGCCGGCATCCCCGCCTACGACACTGCCACCGAAATGCTCGTCAAGGACCTGACCACCCGGCGGATCGAAGGCGACTACCAGGCGCAGGACTTCGTCACCGGCTTCGAGGGTGCGCAGGGCGACCGGCTCTTCAACGAGAGCATGGGGCTCGACTTCATGATCGACGCGGCCCTGCCTGACGCCGGGAGCGCCCCCCTCTACGGTGAGCTGCTGAAGGCAACCGGGCTCGTGGAAACCATCGTGGCCGACACTTCCGCAAGCTACGCGTTGCAGCCTGAAGGTTCGGCCAAGCCCGAGATCGCGCTCCAGTATCTCGATGCCCAGTCGATGCAGGTCACCGAAAAGGTGCGCGGTGGCCTCACCTTTACCGCCGAGACGCGCCGGCCGCCGATGTTCGGGTTCAAGTTCATGGGCGAGCTCTTCGATGGTCAGCCAACCGTGGCCGCCACACCGGACTTCTCCATCTGGCCTGATGCGCCGGAATGCTCGCCGCGCAACATGAGCGCCTTCACGGTTGATGGCACGGAACTTTGCGTCCAGAGCTTCACCTTCACCGACGGACGCACGCCACGCCGCGGTCGCTTCATGAACTGCGATGAGACCGACATCACCGAACGAAATGTCACTGGCCGGATGGTGGTCGAGATGCCGCCGGCCGCAACCATCGACCTTCTGGCGCTTGCACGGTCCGGCGCGAAGCAGCCGCTGGTCTGGCAACTGGGCACGGGCGCCGGAAACGTGCTCCGCGTCGCCGCCCCGGCCGTCCAGCTGAAATACGCCGGCGAGCAGAACATCGACGGCACCATCGGCTTGGCGCTCGACCTCGTCTTTTGCCACGACCAGGGCGACGACGAGTTCGCCATCACCTTCAGCTGAGGAGCCGCCCCATGAGCTTTCTGTTCGTCGAAAACCATCCCTTCGAATGGCCTGTGAAGATCTGCGTCCCGACCGGGGGATCGTTCAAGGAGATCGTGATCACCGGGATCTTCGAGGCCATGGACGACGCCGATTTCTACGGAACCGGCGACGACCTCTCGAGCCGCGGCGCCATGATCGAGTTCGAGATCACCCGGCTGATGCAGGTCTTCAAGGGCTGGAAGACCGGCGACGTCCTGGACAAGGCGCAGCAACCGATCGAGCCCACGCCGGAAGCCATCCGCCGCTTCCTCGGCAACCGCCCTGCCCGGCTCGCGGTCACCGACGCCTACACGGAAGCCATGACGCCCTCGAAGGGATACCGCGCAAAAAACTGAGGGCCGCTGCGCGACTGATCTGGGGGCGCGCGGCGGTCGGCGAGGAGATGGCGAAGGATTATGCCGCGTTCCATGGGGTCAGCCTGGACGTGGCAAAGGAACGGCTGATGGACAAGATGGGTCAGAGCTCGGAGGAAATGCAGTTGCCGGTCACGTTTCGGCCGGCAATATCGCTTGCCATCCACAGTCATGACCAGCTGCGAACCATCGCCGGGCTCGGCGGGGCGGCCCATCTGTCGTTCGACCAGACCGCCGTCGAGGCCACGGCCCGGATGCACGGGATCACGCTCACGCCGCGCGACGCGCTGGACCTTTCCATCCTCCAGGCCGAGGGCCTCCGTCTCCTGAGAGACCGGCAATGAGCGTTCTCGAGACATCCCTGATCCTGCAAGGTGATGCGCGCGGCCTGATCATGGCCAGCCAGGCTGGCGCGACCGCACTGGACCGGCTAGACCAGAAGGTCGACCAGACGAGCCGAACCACGAAGTCGGCCCGCGCCTCGGCCGAGGTCTTCAATCGCGAGATCGACCGGCAACGCGCGGCCGTCGATCAGCTGCGCGCGGGCCTCGATCCGGTCTACTCCGCGACCCAGCGCCTGGAATCGGGCCAGGAGACACTGACCCGCGCGTTCCGGTCCGGCATCATCACCGCGCGCGAGTACGACAGTGCGCTCGAGCTGCTGCAGGCTCAGCATCGCCAGGTGGCGGGTGCGGCCGATCTGCAGGCGGCGGCAACAGCGCGGCTGCGCACCCAGACCGCCGGCGGCGCGGGTGGGATGCAGAACTTCAGCTACCAGCTGCAGGACGTGTTCACACAGATGGGCATGGGTGTGCCGATCCTGGTTTCGCTGGGACAGCAAGCGCCGCAGATCCTTTCTGGCTTCGGAACCATCGGGGCAATGGCAGGCGTTGCAGCCGCTGCGATCCTGCCCTTGTCGGCAGCCATCTTCGGATTGGGCTACCAGTCAAAAGATACAGCCGAAAAGGTGAAAACCGCGGGCGAGATGATCGAGGATGCACTCGGCGCAATTGGTGATGCACAGGCCACCCTACGGGCAAACTCTGTTTCCGACCTCGACGGTATCGTTGCCAAGTATGGCGAGGTCACACAAAGCGTCCTGACGCTCATGCAAGCCCAAAACCGTCTCGCGATGCAGGAAGCGATGTCGCGCACACGTGGCGGGCTGAATGCGGTGTTCGAAGATCCGACCTTTAGTGACAGCGCGTTCCGTAAAATGACCGATGTGGTTGCACAGCGAAATGCAGATGTCGCGGAGCTCCGGCGCATTGCGCGCGAGGCCGAGGAAAGCATTGCACTCAACATTGACGTGGAGAACGCAACTGCTGTTTTGGAAACTGTCCGCCAGCAGCTATCTGGCGAGGCATTTGAGATAGAGTTTGGGATTGACGAGACAACGTATCAGAACCTCGCAATCTTTCGGAATGCTATCAAAGCCGCTCTTGCAGCAGAAAATTTCGAGGGTGCGCTCACGGTAGTTACCCAGATGCGTTTGGCACTCGAGGGAACGTCCGATGTTTTCCCGGGCGTAGAGCAGGGTGTGGTCGCGGTCGAAGATGCATTGCGGCAGGCATTGCACACCTCCGAGATGACAGAAGACGAAATCCGGGACATCGAGGCGCTCTTGCAGGATGTCGGATCGATAGACGTCTCCTCCAACCTGGCAGCTGCCGCCGACCAGGCCAGCCGGATCGCTGACGAACTCGGCCGTGCCGTCTCCAATGCCATCGCCCTGGCAAACCAGGGGGTCGGCGATGTCGAACGCGCCCGGATCAACTATGACTTCCGAGACGATCCGATCGGGCGCGCCGGGGCTTTGGCGGGCGCGGAGTTCGATGCCCGCGCCTCTCTTCCAGCGGGCACCGACAGCACGATCCGCAATGCGGTGGAACGTGAGAAGCGGGAGTTCGTCGGCGCTCGCGTCGAGGCCGCACGTTACAATCAGCAGCTCCAGGAATGGCGCAAGCAGCAGTCCGCCGCGGCGCGCTCAGGCAGAGGCGGCGGCCGAGGTGGTCGACGTGGCCGAAGCGATGAGGAGCGGGTCATCGAAGGCATCCGCCGAGAGATGGACCGGCTCGCCCCTTCCTACGCTCGCGACGTCGCGGCGTTGGAGGAATGGCGGGAAGAAGCCCTGGGCGCGCTCGATCCGGCCCGGGCCGGTTACGAGGCTTTCGCCGAGGACGTCGAGTTCATCTTCGGCGAGCGCCTGGCCGAGGCCTACCGCAAGGATCTCGACAACCGCGACGACTGGGCCTCCGGTGTGGAGCGCGCGTTTCTCGACATGAACGAGGACATGGTCACCTTCGCCGATGCCGGCGAGAACATCGCGAAGAAATGGTCGAGCGGGCTCGAAGACGCCTTCGTCGAAATGGGCCGCACCGGCAAGTTCGAGGTGGGCAGCCTCGTGGATTATACCCTCGAGCAGCTGCAGCGGCTGATCTTCCAGCAGGCGATCCTGCCGGGGCTCGAAGGCGGCTTCGACTTCCTGTCGGATTTCATTGGCGGGATCTTCGGAAAGAGCGCAGGGGCGACCGCGACCCAGTCCCATGCCGGCAGCACGATCGGGACCGGCGGCGTGCGCCGGAGCTATGGCCGGAGCGCGCCGCTGCGAGCAGACGAACGCCTGACGGTCACCAAGCTGGGTCAGCGGGTGTTTACCCCCGAGCAGATCGCCAACGGCGCCACCGTGGTCGATGCCCTGGCGATGGCCGCTCAGAACAGCGGCGGCGGCCAGCCGGTGGTCTTCTCGCCCCAGATCAAGGTCGAGAACCGCAGCTCCACACCGGTCGAAGGCCAGATGGAAGAGGAAAGCGACGGCAAGGGTGGCCGGAGCTACCGGCTGGTACTGGCCGACCAGGTCGGTGCGGCGATCTCCACCAAGGGCGGTGGCGCCCGCAAGGCCCTTCAGAACGGCTACAACATCAGGCAACGGGGGACACGGCGATGACCTTGCCCCTGTGGCCTGCCGCCCTGCCCGACCCGCTGCGCGCAGCCTACCTGTCCCAACGGCAGGATATCCGCCTGCGCCGCGCGGCCAACGGGCCGCCCAGCTTCCGGCGCCGGTATTCCAGCAATGCCGAGCTGGTGACTTTGGGGATAGAGGTGACACGGACCGGCAAGGCCCTGTTCGACCAGTTCTACGACCTCGACACCCGCCAGGGCACCCTGCCCTTCAAGATGCCCGACCCGGCCACGGATGGACGCCCCCTGCTGACAGAGGGTGGTCTGCCCCTCCTGACGGAAACCGGGGCGCCGATCCTGGTCTCGGCCAGCTGGCTTTGCGTCTTTGGCGAGCCGGTTCCCTCGGAGCGGATCGTAGGTGGCCGGTTCGAGATCACCTTCAACGTCGCGGTGATGCCATGAGGCGGGTCTCGCTGAACGCGCGCCAGACACATGACGCGCCCTATTCGGATGATCTGGAGATCGCGCTGATCATGATCGAGCATCCGGATCTCGACGCGCCGGTGCGGCTCTCCACCGATCCGACCGAGCGGCTGTCGATCGACCCGCTGGCCTACGGCACACGCAGTGCCTGGATGGGCAGCGATCCGGCCAACGAGCCGTTCCTGTTCATCCTGGCCGCCTCCGACATTCCGGGCGATCTGGAAGATGCGCCAGCGTCGGCCAACATCATCGTCGAGAACGTGGACAGCGACATCGCAAAGCTGCTGCGCTCGTTCGTTGACCGCCCCACCGTGCACATGGCGGTGGTGATGGCCAGCACGCCGGACCTCGTCGAGGTCGAGTTTCGGGACATGGCGATGATCTCGGCCGACGGCAACGCGGGCCAGATCACCCTGGAGATCAGCCGCGCACCGATCGAGGACGAGAGCGTGCCGATGGACCGCTTCACCAAGGAACGTTTTCCGGGGCTGTTCCGATGAGCTGGTTCGAGGTCCCCCTGGATGAAACGCCGTACGTCCGCGCGAAGTTTCGATGCGTCTACACTAGTTCGCGGTTGGGGGCCGAGGCCCCTGTCCCCGAAGTGCGTCCAGTAGGCGCTGCGCGAGGTCCTCAGCTTGAGGCGGCTGAAGAAGATATGTGGTTGGAGGTCCTGCTACATGAAACGTGACCGCCACATCCTCCAGGCCCTCCGCCACTCCAACAGAACACTGGATGACGATTTTCGCGGATCGGACGACTGTCTCGCCGTCAATGCCTCCGAAGGGGTCGGTCTTTTTGCGCTGTACTTCCGCGGCGTTCCCAACCTTTTCGAGCTTGTCGATCAGAACCGCGATCAGGTCGGGAGGCATTCCAATCTCAATCGCACCGTTTTCCGACCCCAACTTGAGGACGGTCTGCGAGGCGTCCTTGTTCATGATCACGCCGACCTGTCCATTGAACACCGGGGGGTGATTGTCTGCCATCAACTCGTCTCCCTAACTCATCCGAATCGTTCTGATCCGGCGTCAGCATCATGGGTTTGTCCTTCGGAGGCCAGAGCATGAGCTGGTCGAACGCATATCTCGGCATTCCCTATGCCGACATGGGCCGCGACCGGTCGGGCTGCGATTGCTGGGGCCTCGCGCGCCTGGTCTACGCTGAAGAGCTGGCGATCCGCTTGCCGGCTTATTCCGAAGGCTACGTCAGCGCAGAAGAACAAGCCGAGGTCGCCTCCCTGATCGGATCGGAGACGCGTGGCTCGGTCTGGCGCAAAACGCTCACGCCGCAGCCCTTCGATCTCCTGCTTTTCCGCCACGGCCGCCACGACAGCCACGTGGGCATCTATATCGCTCCCGGCCTGATGCTGCACATGTCCACCGACGATCAGTCCAAGCATGAGCGGTTCGACCAGGGCCGCTGGGGCCATCGGTTTGTCGTGGCCTTCGCGCATGAAGCCTTGCGGGGGGACCGGCGATGAGCGGCTCCTCCAACAACGTGCTCTGCGCACCACTCCTGGACCCCGGCATGGGCCGCAAGGAGATCGAGGCCCCGCATGGGCTAACGGTCGCCGAGATCGTCGCTCTGGCCCTGCCGGGGTTCCGGGAGCCGCGCAAGGGCCTGCGGGTCCTGCTGGTCACGGACAAGGGCGCTGCCGTGGTCGATCCGGCCTATTGGTCCAGCCTGCGTCCTGCACCGCATGCCCGGGTGGTGATCCGGACCATCCCCGGCAAGGACGCGCTGCGCTCGGTGCTCCTGGCCGTCGTGTCGATCGCGGCCTTTGCATTAGCGCCGTACCTTGCGCCTACCTTGGGCATCACGGGCGAGATCGGGGTGTCGCTGCTTCGGTCGGGGCTCACAATCGTCGGCCAGCTGCTGGTCAACGCGCTGATCCCGCCGACCCAGCCGGAAAGCGAGGAACGGCGGAACGTCTACAACATCGACGGCTGGCGCAACGAGGCACGCCCCGGCGCGCCCGTACCCTACCTGTTCGGCAAGCACCGCTACGCGCCGCCCTTCGCCGCCTCCTCGTGGACCGAAGTCGTCGGCGATCAGCAATACGTCCGCGCCCTTTTCTGTCTCGGCTACGGTCCGCTGCGGATCTCCGACCTCCGGATCGGCGACACCCCGATCAGCGATTACGAAGACGTCGACGTCGAGATCCGCGAAGGTCGGGAGGATGATCTGCCGATCGGCCTCTATCCCGAGCAGGTGCTCGAGGAGAACGCCGGCGTCCAGCTGGTCCGGCCGAAGCCACGCGACCTGACCGGCGAGATCATTCCCGGCTCGGTCGGCGTGGAAACACCTGTCACCCGCTTCACGGCGTCCAATTCGACAGAGGCCTCCGTGATCCTCGCCTATCCCACCGGCCTTTTTGCAATCGACGACAAGGGCCGCGTCGCACCGCGCAGCGTGAGCGTGCGCATCCGGGCCCGGCTGAACGGCGAAGGTGTCTGGCAGGACGTCGTGACCCTCGCCATCACGGCGAAGAAGCAGGAGGGCTTTCTGCGTCAGCATCGGTGGGTGCTGCCCACCCGGGGTCGCTGGCAGATCGAGGTCACCCGTATGACCGACGACAGCACCAGCACGCAGGCCTCGGACAAGGTCGTGCTCTCGGGGATCCAGTCGATCCGTCCGGAATACCCGATCAACTTCGACAAGCCGCTTGCCCTGGTGGCGATCCGCGTCCGTGCGACATACCAGTTGAACGGGCCTTTAAACGCCTTCAATGCCCTCATCGAACGCGAGGCGCTGATCCACGAGGAAGGCGCATGGGTCACTGGCTACGGCCGCACGCCGGCGAGCGCCTACGTGGCTGCCCTGACAGGGCCGATGAACCCCTTTCCGGCCGCTTCCTCCGCCATCGACTGGGACCAGATCGCCGACTGGCACGACTGGTGCGTCGAGAAGGGCCTGAAATACGACCGCGTGCACGACGGCCAGGAGACGCTGGGCGAGATGCTGCTGGCGATCTGCGCGGCCGGCCGGGCGAGCCCGCGGCACGACGGGGTCAAATGGGGCGTCGTGATCGACAGGCCCCAAGCGCTGGTGGTCGATCATATCAATCCGCGCAACAGCGATCAGTTCGAATGGTCCCGGTCCTACTTCAATCCGCCAGACGGCGTGCGCGTTCGGTTCCTGGACGAGACCAACAACTACGAAGAAGCCGAAATGGTCATCCCGTGGCCCGGTCATGTCGGTGAAATCCGCCTCACCGAGACCATGGAGATGCCCGGCAAGACCGACCCGGTCGAGATCTACATCGAGGCGCGCCGGCGCATGTACGAGCTGATCTATCGCCCTGACAGCTTCTCGGCCATGCAGTCGGGCCGCGCCCGGGTGGTGACGCGCGGTGACCTGGTGATGGGCAGCTTCGACGTGCTCGACCGCACCCAGCTCGCGGCGCGAGTGAAGACGGTCACCGGTGCCCTGGTCGAGCTCGACGAGGAGATCGCGGCCGGTGACGCCTACGGGATCCGCTTCCGGGTCTTCGCGGATGCGGAAGACGGGGTCGGCACCTCGGTGATCAGCAAGATCGCCCCGACCGACGCGCCGACACGCGCGATCCGCCTGCTGGATCGCTCCGCCGTGCCGACCGTGGGCGAGATCGTGCACCTCGGCCCCGTCTCCACGCAAAGTCTGCCCCTGCGGGTGCGCGGCATCGAAGGGGCCGAGGACTTCAATGCGCGGGTGATGATGGTGGCGGCCGCGCCGGAGATCGACACGCTGACGGATGCGGAGGTCGTGCCCGAATGGGATGGCCGGATCGGCGAGATCATTGACCAGACGGCCGTCGTCCCGGCCGTGCCGGTATTCGTTTCTGTTGCGTCTGGTGTCGTCGGTACCGGAGACGCGGGCGGCTTCGAGGTTGGGCTGCAGGCAGGCTCCGGGTCGACCGCGCTCGTCGACACCTTCGAACTCGATCACCGGCTCACCAGCTCGGGCGTCTGGACGACCGAGACCATTCCCGCCGCAGCCGGGGGCGTGCGCCTCGACGTCTACGAGGCCGGCGACGAGATCGAGTTCCGCGCCCGCGCCCTGGCAAGCACGACGCCCGGCGCCTACACGGCCGTTGCCACGTTGACGATCGGCGAGGATGACCCGGCCATCCCGGCCGCACTTGACGGTGACGTGATCTCCGTGGCTGGCGCGCTCGGGCACGCGGCCCTGATCGTGGCGATCCCCGAAGCCGACGCGCCGACACAGCTGCAGATCTACCGGGTGCCGGCAGGCAATCCGCTCGACCGCGCGACCCATGCCATCGGCAGCCGCCTGGCGGTCTCCGCCGGCTCTACGCTCAGCTATGTCGACGGCGACGGCACGCGGGTGAACCTTCTCGGCTCGGCCGACTTCAACAGCGCGGACGCCTGGAGCCTGGACAGCGGCTGGACCATCGCGGGCGGCAAGGCGACCTTCTCGCCCGGTTCCGCGGGGAACCTGTCGCAGTCCGTCCCGCTCTCGGCAGGCACGACCTACCGCGTGGCCTTCGAGGTCTCCGGCTATGTCGCGGGCACCGTGAAGCCCCGCCTGATCGGCGGCACCAATGTCAGCGGCGAAACGGTGACGGCCAACGGCCTCTTCCTCGACCGCCTGACCGCACTGAGCGGCAACACCGAGTTCAAGTTCCTTGCCCAGACCACCTTCGAGGGCAGCATCGAGTTCGTCCGGCTCTTCGCCGAGACGCCGAGCTGCGTCGTGGCCGGTGCCTGGGATTACTACGTCGAGCCGCTGAACGACGAGAACATTGCCGGGCCAGTGTCCGGCCCCTTCACCACGACGATCTACTAGGAGCCCCACATGGCAGAAAACGGATTGAAGACCGTCACCCTCACCCCCGCATCCCTTGCGGACGAGCTGATCGGCAACAAGGACGGATCATCCGTCCGGGTCCCGGTGAACAGCCTGGCCCAGCAGCTGCTGGGCGTCGGTCCGGTGGCTGACGCCATCAACTTGCTCGAGGACCGGGTGCTGGCCGGCCTCAGTCCTGCAGCCTCATGGACTGACCTCCAGACGATTGCTCCGGCCGCGGAGAATGTCGGCTCTTCGGTCCCCGACACCGATACCGGCACCCACCTTCAGGCCACGGCCACCGGGTACGATGGCCCTAGCGTGCCCAATGCCGGGACCTATCGCTGGGAAAGCGCCTGGTCGCGCTGGAAACGGGTCGGCGATACCGGCCTTGCAGGCAAAGCGAACGTCATCCATGAGCATGCTGTCGCCGATGTGACGGGGCTCCAGGCGGAGCTGGACGGCAAGGCGGCCCAGGAGGAGGTCGATGCCAAGGCCTCGCAGACGGAGGTCGACGGGATCCAGACCGTGTTGGCCACCAAGGCGCCGCAAACTGCGGTCGATGACCTGACCACCAAGGTCAACGCACTCGACGCTGCCATCGTGTTACAGGACGTCTGGGACGCTTCGGCCGGCAGTTTCCCCGGGGCGGGCGCCGCTCAGCGCGGCAACGTCTGGATCGTCTCGGTCGCCGGTACCGTGGACGGGGTCGAGTTCGGCATCGGCGACCGCATCGTCGCCATCACGGATGACGCCAGCACCGGCACCTTCGCGGCGAACTGGTTCAAGGAGGATTACACCGACCAGGTGCTGTCCTGGAACGGGCGGACCGGCGCCATCGTTCCCGTGAAGTCCGATGTCGGGCTGGGTAACGTTGACAACACGCCAGACGCCGACAAGCCGGTCAGCGGCCCGCAGCAGACCGCCCTCGACGCGGTCAAGGACGGTGCCGTGCCGGTGCAGCGCCAGACACTCTATTTCGGGACCGACAGCGATCTTGAAGACGGCGACGAGGTCGAGGCCACGCCAGATGGCAAGGCGATCCGGCTTTCCGCAGTGTCGCAGATCGCCCGCACCGATCGCGATCTCGAGAGCGTAAAGCTGGCCACGGGCCGCTGGACCCTGACCTTCGATCCCGATCTGGCGGGGTATGACGAAGTCCGCACCGATGCGCAGGGCCGGATCATTTCGGGCAGCACCGCCTTGCTCGACCCCGACACGCGCTGGGTGCTGACCTTCGATCCGGACCTTTCCGGCTTCGACGCGGTCAAGGTCGATCGCGCGGGCCGGGTGCTGTCGGGCGAGACACTGGGCCTCGATCCGCAGCCGACCGACCAGCCGGTGCCTGACCTGTCGGACCGGATGCGCGCCTATGCCTCGATCGGCGTGGCGGACGAGGCCGCGGCCTGGCGGGCCGACATCGACGCGAACGGGGTGCCGGCGGAAGACCCGGACAACAGCCCGGAACTGACCCTGATCACCGATGCCGCGACCATCGCCAGCTATCTGCCGATGGTGAACCGCATGGACCCGATCATCACCCAGTGTCACCGCAGCGGTCGCGTCTGGCGGGCCTACTACGGCAACAACGGCCCGCTGGGCACGGACCCGGAGCACACCGGCTACGACATGTTCATGCTGTTGGAATACACCGAGGACTTCGCGGACGGCGGCATCGCGCCGCCCGAGACCGATGGCAGCACCGACGATGTGACCTGGCAGCCCGTGGCCATCATCCACTACGCAGCCGACGACGACGCGCTGGTGCAGGACGGGCAGTTCTTCTACACGCACCAAGGCTACCTAGTGTTTGCCATGGCCCTTAAGATAAGCGGCAAGCTGCAGGTCAGTCGCGCCTGGGTGATCCAGAACCCGGACACCGGTGAGGCTGCCGACCTCGACGGCGAGGTCGACAGCACCTTTGTATTCGGGCCGCAGACCTTCTTTGGCTATGGCTTCGTGTTCCAGGGCCATGTGATGGGCACAGAGCATCG is a genomic window of Sulfitobacter alexandrii containing:
- a CDS encoding phage tail tape measure C-terminal domain-containing protein, with product MSVLETSLILQGDARGLIMASQAGATALDRLDQKVDQTSRTTKSARASAEVFNREIDRQRAAVDQLRAGLDPVYSATQRLESGQETLTRAFRSGIITAREYDSALELLQAQHRQVAGAADLQAAATARLRTQTAGGAGGMQNFSYQLQDVFTQMGMGVPILVSLGQQAPQILSGFGTIGAMAGVAAAAILPLSAAIFGLGYQSKDTAEKVKTAGEMIEDALGAIGDAQATLRANSVSDLDGIVAKYGEVTQSVLTLMQAQNRLAMQEAMSRTRGGLNAVFEDPTFSDSAFRKMTDVVAQRNADVAELRRIAREAEESIALNIDVENATAVLETVRQQLSGEAFEIEFGIDETTYQNLAIFRNAIKAALAAENFEGALTVVTQMRLALEGTSDVFPGVEQGVVAVEDALRQALHTSEMTEDEIRDIEALLQDVGSIDVSSNLAAAADQASRIADELGRAVSNAIALANQGVGDVERARINYDFRDDPIGRAGALAGAEFDARASLPAGTDSTIRNAVEREKREFVGARVEAARYNQQLQEWRKQQSAAARSGRGGGRGGRRGRSDEERVIEGIRREMDRLAPSYARDVAALEEWREEALGALDPARAGYEAFAEDVEFIFGERLAEAYRKDLDNRDDWASGVERAFLDMNEDMVTFADAGENIAKKWSSGLEDAFVEMGRTGKFEVGSLVDYTLEQLQRLIFQQAILPGLEGGFDFLSDFIGGIFGKSAGATATQSHAGSTIGTGGVRRSYGRSAPLRADERLTVTKLGQRVFTPEQIANGATVVDALAMAAQNSGGGQPVVFSPQIKVENRSSTPVEGQMEEESDGKGGRSYRLVLADQVGAAISTKGGGARKALQNGYNIRQRGTRR
- a CDS encoding C40 family peptidase, giving the protein MSWSNAYLGIPYADMGRDRSGCDCWGLARLVYAEELAIRLPAYSEGYVSAEEQAEVASLIGSETRGSVWRKTLTPQPFDLLLFRHGRHDSHVGIYIAPGLMLHMSTDDQSKHERFDQGRWGHRFVVAFAHEALRGDRR
- a CDS encoding gp436 family protein, with the protein product MTYATVDDLKQTIPNRDLALLTDFDGAGDTVDDSRLEAALRDGTAEVNGMISKVVALPLDNPPDMLRVACRDIAIHRLYANAGRVTETQQKLRDAAMSYLRMIRDGKVSIGDSEGGAEVEASEGAMTIEGPERVFTRDSLRRF
- a CDS encoding phage tail tube protein, with translation MASYKSRLIRLLSGTRTVVAGIPAYDTATEMLVKDLTTRRIEGDYQAQDFVTGFEGAQGDRLFNESMGLDFMIDAALPDAGSAPLYGELLKATGLVETIVADTSASYALQPEGSAKPEIALQYLDAQSMQVTEKVRGGLTFTAETRRPPMFGFKFMGELFDGQPTVAATPDFSIWPDAPECSPRNMSAFTVDGTELCVQSFTFTDGRTPRRGRFMNCDETDITERNVTGRMVVEMPPAATIDLLALARSGAKQPLVWQLGTGAGNVLRVAAPAVQLKYAGEQNIDGTIGLALDLVFCHDQGDDEFAITFS
- a CDS encoding phage virion morphogenesis protein, with the translated sequence MAVTLTMSLELAGVKSVLSFYRQAGEDLTPLMEMCGALLETSTKDRLRETNTAPDGAAWPKSFRAELDGGKTLHDSGRLANSIQYLAGPAQVEVGTNVIYAGIHQTGGTIVPKAGGALAFGLPNGEFAVVGSVTLPARPYLGISDLDRDDIEAAAVQYLDAAVPR
- a CDS encoding phage tail terminator protein, which translates into the protein MSLRPGILDIASVAAAIRTALPDLRAVGTAASFGALSAETVAWPSAYVIPLAESPGANRYQTEYLLSQRVLARFGVVWAVRDIGDRMGTVANGAIRAVRTAGIIAVCQHRPEDAETACEPVSGRLVSGIDRNGQLFWQDDFAVALNRHIPIS